Proteins from a single region of Flavobacterium sp. YJ01:
- a CDS encoding RidA family protein has translation MKKIIFTEKAPAPIGPYNQAVLSGNTLYASGQIAINPESGELITDNINDETNQVMQNIAAILEAAGMTFENVVKSTIFIMDMNNFGAINTVYGSYFNEKTAPARETVQVACLPKNVNVEISIIAVQ, from the coding sequence ATGAAAAAAATAATCTTTACCGAGAAAGCTCCGGCTCCAATCGGACCTTACAACCAAGCTGTTTTATCTGGAAATACACTTTATGCTTCCGGACAAATTGCAATTAATCCAGAATCAGGAGAATTGATTACAGACAATATTAACGACGAAACTAACCAAGTTATGCAAAACATTGCTGCAATCCTAGAAGCTGCAGGAATGACTTTTGAGAACGTTGTAAAGTCAACTATTTTCATCATGGACATGAATAACTTTGGAGCAATAAATACGGTTTATGGTTCGTATTTTAACGAAAAAACCGCTCCAGCACGTGAAACGGTTCAGGTGGCTTGTCTGCCAAAAAATGTTAATGTAGAAATATCTATAATTGCTGTGCAATAG
- a CDS encoding methylglyoxal synthase, protein MEIAIIAHDGKKADLIDFLIKNEAVLHNEKIRLIGTGTTGGKAEAAGFKTQRMLSGPLGGDAQIAGRVAEGITKMVFFFKDPLSSHPHEADINMLIRVCDVHNVPLATNEATAQLLLDAIAQQL, encoded by the coding sequence ATGGAAATTGCCATTATTGCTCATGATGGAAAAAAAGCTGATTTAATTGATTTTTTAATTAAAAATGAAGCTGTTTTACACAATGAAAAAATAAGATTAATTGGTACTGGTACTACTGGAGGTAAAGCTGAAGCTGCGGGTTTTAAAACTCAAAGAATGCTTTCTGGGCCTTTAGGAGGCGATGCACAAATTGCAGGAAGAGTGGCTGAAGGAATTACAAAAATGGTTTTCTTTTTTAAAGATCCTTTGTCAAGTCATCCGCACGAGGCAGATATTAATATGTTGATTCGTGTTTGCGATGTGCATAATGTGCCGCTGGCAACAAACGAAGCAACGGCACAATTATTACTAGATGCTATTGCACAGCAATTATAG